From a region of the Hymenobacter jejuensis genome:
- a CDS encoding ATP-binding protein has product MKTLWLFCWLSFLTVQAGIGAQDPAAERLQAAVQANSQPDTARVNLLNKLAFALRANASKRSLAAYQEALSLARKLGYMEGEATALLGLGFYYRFRNEYGLGLTYTKQAQKLFQELGDELSQIACLYNLSYAVSGQGQFSQAMAYSLEGLHIATALHSQKWITLLNSQLGNTCLTVGEYGKAEQYLLHGLRLAQQAGDQDGIVHCLSGLGELYGRQRKWPEALRYQEQQLALAEQAGNQGWITIAQLAIAEVNERIGDYPKAFAGLFQCLKRLRKLDAVGSLPRAHLILARAYLHTDRPDSALIYGQKSLQASQSNGTKSVSRDASSVLAEANARLGRFAEAYRYHVLFMDYKDSLNSQDLLRRTAALQYTYELDKQQSQIRLLTRNEQLSRQRANQQRLLLFGSLAALTIVAGLSVLLWRNNQQKQRANALLSQQKEEMQAQRDQIHQALTELRATQAQLVQQEKMASLGELTAGIAHEMQNPLNFVTNFSEVSAELVAELRAAHANEAAPAQETDLWASLTQNLYKIKQHGQQASRIVRGMLEHARRPGGVRQPTNLNTVCIEYLRLAYHGWRAHGPACSVEVRTEWAPTLPPVPIVVAELGRVLLNILANAFYAVEQRKLQEGAGYEPWVRISTHWVGDQVLIKVRDNGVGIPESIQRKIFQPFFTTKPPGEGTGLGLSLSYDIVTQGYGGSLTVESQEGEYTEFTIALPLTVLDNAPLRYQAQPETTEGN; this is encoded by the coding sequence ATGAAAACCCTGTGGCTCTTTTGCTGGCTTAGCTTCCTGACTGTGCAGGCAGGTATTGGAGCGCAAGACCCGGCGGCCGAGCGGTTGCAAGCGGCTGTACAGGCCAATTCACAGCCCGATACGGCACGTGTAAACCTCCTCAACAAATTGGCTTTTGCGTTGCGGGCCAACGCTTCTAAGCGCAGTCTGGCGGCTTACCAAGAGGCCCTGAGCCTGGCGCGCAAGCTGGGCTACATGGAGGGCGAGGCCACGGCGCTGCTGGGGCTGGGCTTTTACTATCGGTTTCGCAACGAGTACGGGCTGGGTCTGACGTACACCAAGCAAGCCCAAAAGCTGTTTCAGGAGCTCGGCGACGAGCTTAGCCAGATCGCGTGCCTGTATAATTTGTCGTATGCGGTGTCGGGGCAGGGGCAGTTTTCCCAAGCCATGGCCTACAGCCTCGAAGGCCTGCACATCGCGACAGCCCTGCACAGCCAGAAATGGATCACGTTGCTCAACAGCCAGCTAGGCAACACCTGCCTAACCGTAGGCGAATACGGCAAAGCCGAGCAATACCTGCTGCACGGCCTGCGCCTGGCCCAGCAAGCCGGCGACCAAGACGGTATCGTGCATTGCCTGTCGGGGCTGGGCGAGCTGTACGGCCGGCAGCGGAAATGGCCCGAGGCCCTGCGATACCAAGAGCAGCAACTAGCCCTGGCTGAGCAGGCTGGCAACCAAGGCTGGATCACCATTGCCCAGTTGGCCATTGCCGAAGTCAATGAGCGCATAGGCGACTACCCGAAGGCTTTCGCCGGGTTATTTCAGTGTCTGAAGCGGTTGCGGAAGCTTGATGCGGTCGGGAGCCTGCCGCGGGCACACCTCATCCTGGCGCGGGCCTATCTGCACACCGATCGCCCGGACAGCGCCCTGATTTACGGTCAGAAGAGTTTGCAAGCCAGCCAAAGCAACGGCACCAAGAGCGTAAGCCGCGATGCCAGCTCAGTGCTGGCCGAGGCCAACGCCCGGTTGGGCCGTTTCGCTGAGGCCTATCGCTATCATGTGCTGTTCATGGATTACAAAGACAGCCTCAACAGCCAGGACTTGCTGCGCCGCACGGCTGCCTTGCAGTACACCTACGAGCTCGACAAGCAGCAATCGCAGATTCGGCTGCTCACGCGCAACGAGCAGCTCAGCCGCCAACGCGCCAACCAGCAGCGGCTGTTGCTCTTCGGCTCGCTGGCTGCCCTCACGATTGTGGCCGGCTTGAGTGTGCTGCTGTGGCGCAACAACCAGCAAAAGCAGCGCGCCAACGCGTTGCTTAGCCAGCAGAAAGAGGAAATGCAGGCCCAGCGCGACCAGATTCACCAAGCCCTTACCGAGCTTCGAGCCACGCAGGCGCAGTTGGTGCAACAGGAAAAAATGGCGTCACTGGGCGAGCTGACGGCCGGTATTGCCCACGAAATGCAAAACCCGCTCAACTTCGTCACCAACTTCTCTGAAGTAAGCGCCGAGTTGGTAGCCGAGCTGCGAGCCGCCCACGCCAACGAGGCCGCGCCGGCGCAGGAAACGGACCTGTGGGCCTCCCTGACCCAAAACCTTTACAAGATCAAACAGCACGGGCAACAGGCGTCGCGCATTGTGCGGGGCATGCTCGAACACGCCCGTCGGCCGGGCGGCGTGCGGCAGCCGACCAACCTCAACACGGTTTGCATCGAGTATTTGCGCCTGGCCTATCACGGCTGGCGCGCCCACGGCCCAGCGTGTTCCGTGGAAGTCCGGACCGAGTGGGCACCGACCCTTCCGCCCGTGCCTATTGTCGTGGCCGAGCTAGGGCGGGTGTTGCTTAATATTTTGGCCAATGCATTTTATGCCGTCGAGCAGCGCAAACTACAGGAGGGAGCCGGGTACGAACCGTGGGTGCGGATCAGCACGCACTGGGTTGGCGATCAGGTGCTTATCAAGGTGCGCGACAACGGCGTAGGCATCCCGGAGTCCATTCAGCGCAAGATCTTCCAACCCTTCTTCACGACCAAGCCGCCGGGCGAAGGCACGGGCCTGGGCCTGTCGCTCAGCTATGACATTGTTACTCAAGGATATGGCGGCTCACTCACCGTTGAGAGCCAAGAAGGTGAGTACACCGAATTCACAATCGCCCTGCCTCTGACCGTATTGGATAACGCCCCGTTGCGCTACCAAGCCCAACCCGAAACGACCGAAGGAAACTAA
- a CDS encoding parallel beta-helix domain-containing protein: MKKFIGNIPTALSVLCDQPASILLWLSILLLASCKDGAQHEIAPDTYQLEAQSDLKLKKPDLIVKPGKSIQAAIDKAEAGDLILILPGTYRESFQVNKPHIKIVGSPFVVIENPGEAEDGIFVGGRSPEPSNADGFELYNVTLRGFEENGVILIRVNDFVLSHVTTIKCGEYGLFPLFSNGGLIEFCTASGHTDTGIYVGQSENIKMRNNKAFANVNGLEIENCSHVVATNNQCYDNVAGILVVLLPGLRVTTSTDIVVEKNRVYKNNHINFAEPGAGFESFVPSGSGILVVGTDGTRVAQNWVQDNNFLGIAVVSTKLLGGLAGLPDEAFALINPDPDGAQIVRNRLVHNGMAPPAGIPLPGVDLLWDGTGADNCWRDNAYATSYPAALPTCAWNAYAQGR; the protein is encoded by the coding sequence ATGAAAAAATTTATTGGCAATATACCCACGGCCCTTAGCGTTCTTTGCGACCAGCCAGCCAGCATCCTACTTTGGCTAAGCATTTTATTATTAGCAAGTTGCAAAGACGGCGCCCAGCACGAGATAGCGCCCGACACGTACCAACTGGAAGCGCAAAGCGACCTGAAGCTGAAGAAGCCCGACTTGATAGTGAAGCCCGGCAAATCCATTCAGGCGGCCATCGACAAGGCCGAAGCCGGCGATCTGATCCTGATTTTGCCCGGCACCTACCGCGAATCTTTTCAGGTCAATAAGCCCCATATCAAGATCGTCGGGAGCCCGTTTGTGGTCATTGAAAACCCCGGCGAGGCCGAGGATGGCATTTTCGTGGGCGGCCGCAGCCCCGAACCCAGCAACGCCGACGGCTTCGAGCTGTACAACGTGACGCTGCGTGGGTTTGAGGAAAACGGCGTGATCTTAATTCGGGTGAATGACTTTGTGCTCAGCCACGTAACTACCATCAAATGTGGCGAATACGGCCTTTTCCCGCTGTTCAGCAACGGCGGCCTGATTGAGTTTTGCACGGCTAGCGGCCACACCGATACGGGCATTTACGTGGGCCAGTCGGAGAACATAAAAATGCGCAACAACAAGGCTTTTGCGAACGTCAACGGCCTCGAAATCGAAAACTGCTCGCATGTGGTGGCCACCAACAACCAGTGCTACGACAACGTAGCGGGCATATTGGTGGTGCTGTTGCCGGGCCTACGCGTGACAACTTCCACGGATATAGTGGTGGAAAAGAACCGTGTGTACAAAAACAACCACATCAATTTTGCCGAGCCGGGCGCGGGCTTTGAAAGCTTTGTACCCAGTGGCTCCGGCATTTTGGTCGTGGGTACCGACGGCACCCGCGTGGCGCAAAACTGGGTGCAGGACAACAATTTCCTGGGCATTGCGGTAGTCAGCACGAAGCTGCTGGGCGGTTTGGCGGGCTTGCCGGATGAGGCTTTCGCGCTCATCAACCCCGACCCGGATGGCGCGCAGATTGTCAGAAACCGGTTGGTGCACAACGGCATGGCCCCGCCCGCCGGCATTCCGCTGCCCGGCGTCGACTTGCTCTGGGACGGTACCGGTGCCGACAACTGCTGGCGCGACAATGCCTACGCCACCAGCTACCCTGCGGCATTGCCGACGTGCGCCTGGAACGCCTACGCCCAAGGGCGGTAA
- a CDS encoding LLM class flavin-dependent oxidoreductase, with amino-acid sequence MSTPLAALPLSVLDLAAILEGKTPADTFRNSLDLAQHAEQWGYKRFWLAEHHNMASIASSATSVLIGYIAGGTSTIRVGSGGVMLPNHAPLVVAEQFGTLATLYPGRIDLGLGRAPGTDQLTAMALRRDLQGSVNDFPQNVQELQAYLSAENRGSKVRAIPGEGLDIPIWLLGSSTYSAQLAGMLGLRFAFASHFAPTHLQAALHLYRAHFQPSEYLSEPYAAACVNVIAADTDAEAKRLTTSFHQFALGVIRGSTKPLQAPVDSMRGLWNEMEKEAVEQMMAYSFVGGPATVQKQLEAFVKGTQVNELVVVSHIYDHAARLRSYEILKDLTKVETAATVPVAASQLN; translated from the coding sequence ATGTCAACACCACTTGCTGCGCTGCCCCTATCGGTCCTCGACTTGGCAGCCATTTTAGAAGGAAAAACGCCTGCCGATACATTTCGCAACAGCCTCGATTTGGCACAGCACGCCGAGCAATGGGGCTACAAACGCTTTTGGCTGGCCGAGCACCACAACATGGCCAGCATTGCCAGCTCCGCCACGTCCGTCCTGATCGGGTACATCGCCGGGGGCACGTCCACCATTCGGGTTGGCTCGGGCGGGGTGATGCTGCCCAACCACGCGCCGCTGGTGGTGGCCGAGCAGTTTGGCACCCTAGCCACGCTGTATCCTGGCCGCATCGACCTGGGCCTGGGCCGCGCGCCCGGAACCGACCAGCTCACGGCCATGGCCCTGCGGCGCGATTTGCAGGGTTCGGTAAACGACTTCCCGCAGAACGTGCAGGAGCTGCAAGCTTATTTGTCGGCCGAAAACCGTGGCAGTAAAGTACGCGCCATTCCCGGTGAGGGGCTGGACATTCCGATCTGGCTGCTGGGCTCCAGCACGTACAGCGCGCAATTAGCCGGCATGCTGGGCTTGCGCTTTGCCTTCGCCAGCCATTTCGCACCCACGCATTTGCAGGCGGCGCTGCACCTATACCGGGCTCATTTTCAGCCTTCTGAATATCTATCGGAGCCGTATGCGGCCGCGTGCGTGAACGTCATTGCCGCCGACACGGATGCCGAAGCCAAACGGCTCACAACCTCTTTTCATCAGTTTGCCTTGGGCGTTATCCGCGGTTCGACCAAGCCCTTGCAGGCCCCGGTCGATAGCATGCGCGGCCTCTGGAACGAGATGGAGAAAGAAGCCGTCGAGCAGATGATGGCCTACTCGTTCGTGGGCGGGCCGGCCACGGTGCAGAAGCAGCTCGAAGCCTTCGTGAAGGGTACCCAGGTAAACGAACTGGTGGTGGTTTCGCACATCTACGACCACGCAGCGCGCCTCCGTTCTTACGAGATTCTCAAAGATCTTACGAAAGTCGAAACAGCTGCCACAGTGCCCGTTGCCGCGTCTCAGCTGAACTAG